One part of the Eptesicus fuscus isolate TK198812 chromosome 20, DD_ASM_mEF_20220401, whole genome shotgun sequence genome encodes these proteins:
- the LOC103296986 gene encoding polyunsaturated fatty acid lipoxygenase ALOX12-like, giving the protein MGRYRIQVATGAWLFSGSFNRVQLWLVGERGEAELELQLRPARGQVEEIEQDVPQDLGPLQFVKLRKHHSLVDDAWFCDHITVQGPGALEEAAFPCYRWVQGKGLLTLPEGTARLAGENTLDKFQKHREKELKERQLIYCWDTWHEGLPLTMAVDSGKDLPPDMKFHSGKKLDYEWRVKTGALEVALKYVYNFLKSWDSLDDFDQIFWGLKSTLCEKVHQHWKDDELFGYQFLNGTNPMMLRRSTSLPSRLVLPSGMKELRAQLEKELQNGSLFEADYILLDGIAANVIQGRKQYLAAPLVMLKMEPSGKLLPMVIQIQPPNASYPTPPLFLPSDPPLAWLLAKIWVRSSDLQIHQFQYHVLNTHMLAEVIAVATMRCLPGLHPVFKLLIPHTRYTMEVNAGLRGELNSESGIFSQAVSTGGGPHVQLLRRAMAKLTYRSLCPPEHLADRGLLGIPSAFYAHDALRLWEITARYVEGIIHLFYHGDDIVRGDPELQAWCREITEVGLCQAQDRGFPVSFQSRAQLCHFLTMCIFTCTAQHAAVNFSQHDWLFWVPNAPCTMRMPSPTTKEDITMATLMGSLPDVWQSCLQMLFVRQVSRKQPDMVPLGYHTEEYFSGPEPKAVLRQFQADLDNLEREITARNEQLDIPYEYLKPSCLENSITI; this is encoded by the exons ATGGGCCGCTACCGCATCCAAGTGGCCACCGGGGCCTGGCTCTTCTCTGGGTCTTTCAACCGCGTGCAgctgtggctggtgggggagcgcggggaggcagagctggagctgCAGCTGAGACCAGCGCGGGGCCAG GTGGAGGAGATTGAGCAGGACGTTCCCCAGGACTTGGGGCCACTGCAGTTCGTGAAGTTGCGCAAACACCACTCCCTGGTGGACGACGCCTGGTTCTGTGACCACATCACCGTGCAGGGCCCAGGAGCCTTAGAGGAGGCCGCCTTCCCCTGCTACCGCTGGGTGCAGGGCAAGGGCTTGCTGACCCTGCCTGAGGGCACCG CCCGCCTGGCAGGAGAGAATACCTTGGACAAGTTCCAGAAACATCGAGAGAAAGAACTGAAGGAAAGACAGCTGATTTACTG TTGGGACACCTGGCACGAAGGGTTACCTCTGACAATGGCTGTGGACTCTGGGAAGGATCTGCCCCCAGATATGAAATTTCATAGTGGAAAGAAGCTGGACTATGAATGGAGAGTGAAGACAGG GGCACTGGAGGTGGCCCTCAAATATGTTTACAACTTCCTGAAGTCCTGGGACAGCCTAGACGATTTTGATCAGATCTTTTGGGGCCTCAAGAGCACCCTTTGTG AGAAGGTTCACCAGCACTGGAAGGATGATGAGCTTTTTGGCTATCAGTTCCTCAATGGCACCAACCCCATGATGTTGAGACGATCCACCTCTCTGCCCTCCCGGCTGGTGCTGCCCTCAGGGATGAAGGAGCTTCGGGCCCAGCTGGAGAAAGAACTCCAG AATGGTTCCCTATTTGAAGCTGACTATATACTGCTGGATGGAATTGCAGCCAACGTAATCCAAGGAAGGAAGCAATACCTGGCTGCCCCCCTCGTCATGCTGAAGATGGAACCCAGTGGGAAGCTACTACCCATGGTCATCCAG ATCCAGCCTCCCAACGCCAGCTACCCAACCCCACCACTATTCCTGCCCTCAGACCCTCCCCTTGCCTGGCTCCTGGCAAAGATCTGGGTCCGAAGTTCAGATTTACAAATACACCAATTCCAATATCACGTGCTGAACACTCATATGCTGGCTGAGGTCATTGCTGTGGCCACCATGAGGTGCCTCCCAGGACTGCACCCTGTCTTCAAG CTCCTGATCCCACACACCCGCTACACCATGGAGGTTAACGCCGGGTTACGGGGAGAACTCAACTCAGAGAGTGGAATATTTAGTCAG GCAGTGAGCACAGGTGGAGGGCCCCATGTGCAGTTGCTCCGCCGGGCCATGGCTAAGCTGACCTACCGCTCCCTCTGTCCTCCTGAACATCTTGCTGACCGGGGCCTGCTGGGAATCCCAAGTGCTTTCTATGCCCATGATGCTTTACGGCTCTGGGAGATCACTGCCAG GTACGTGGAAGGGATCATCCACCTCTTCTACCACGGGGATGACATCGTGAGAGGGGACCCTgagctgcaggcctggtgtcGGGAGATCACTGAGGTGGGGCTGTGCCAGGCCCAGGACCGAG GTTTTCCTGTCTCCTTCCAGTCTCGggctcagctctgccatttccttACCATGTGCATCTTCACATGCACTGCCCAGCATGCAGCAGTCAACTTCAGCCAG CATGACTGGTTGTTCTGGGTCCCTAATGCCCCATGCACAATGCGGATGCCCTCTCCTACCACCAAGGAAGATATAACGATGGCCACACTGATGGGCTCACTCCCAGATGTCTGGCAGAGCTGTCTTCAGATGCTTTTCGTAAGGCAAGTGAGCCGGAAGCAGCCAGACATG GTACCTCTGGGGTATCACACAGAAGAATATTTCTCAGGCCCTGAGCCCAAGGCTGTTTTAAGACAATTTCAAGCAGATCTGGACAATCTGGAAAGGGAGATAACGGCCCGGAATGAACAGCTTGACATTCCCTATGAATACCTGAAGCCGAGCTGCCTAGAGAACAGTATTACTATCTGA